A stretch of bacterium DNA encodes these proteins:
- a CDS encoding type I pantothenate kinase → MTRRTPSDKQFSPYQQFSRSAWAKLRANTPMTLSEADLSELHGINEKVSLKEVVDIYLPLSRLLNLYVAASQELYKVTDTFISNRSAKVPYVIGIAGSVAVGKSTAGRILQALLARWPHHPKVDLVTTDGFLYPNRTLDKKGIMNRKGFPESYDQKRLIQFVADVKSGCAEVTAPMYSHVTYDIIPAKMQTIRQPDIMIIEGLNVLQSNGVKRRHKPQVFLSDFFDFSIYVDAEEKDIIRWYIDRFLTLRRTIFRDSASYFHRFSKLSVAGSRLLARKIWTEINGLNLRENILPTRNRAQLILKKGHNHRVEYVKLRKL, encoded by the coding sequence ATGACCAGACGAACTCCTTCTGACAAACAATTTTCTCCCTATCAGCAGTTTTCCAGAAGCGCGTGGGCTAAACTCCGCGCAAACACCCCGATGACATTATCTGAAGCCGACTTGAGCGAACTTCACGGTATCAATGAAAAAGTTTCATTGAAAGAGGTGGTCGATATCTATTTACCCCTTTCACGCCTGCTCAATCTTTACGTCGCCGCTTCCCAGGAGTTATATAAAGTCACTGACACATTTATTTCCAACCGTTCTGCAAAAGTTCCTTACGTGATCGGGATTGCCGGAAGCGTTGCTGTCGGTAAAAGCACGGCGGGGCGCATTCTACAGGCGCTTTTGGCCAGGTGGCCTCATCATCCCAAAGTCGATCTTGTAACAACGGATGGGTTTTTGTACCCCAATCGTACTTTAGATAAAAAGGGTATCATGAACCGAAAGGGATTCCCGGAGAGTTATGACCAGAAAAGGCTGATACAGTTTGTTGCGGACGTAAAATCCGGATGCGCCGAAGTGACCGCTCCCATGTATTCCCATGTCACGTATGATATTATACCTGCAAAAATGCAAACCATCCGTCAGCCTGATATTATGATAATCGAAGGGCTTAATGTACTCCAAAGTAATGGCGTAAAACGACGGCACAAACCGCAGGTTTTTTTATCAGATTTTTTTGATTTTTCGATTTACGTGGATGCAGAGGAAAAAGATATTATCCGTTGGTACATTGACCGCTTTCTGACCCTCAGACGAACGATCTTTCGCGATAGTGCGTCGTATTTTCACCGGTTCTCAAAACTGTCTGTCGCAGGGTCAAGGCTCCTTGCCCGAAAAATATGGACAGAGATTAACGGGCTCAATCTACGGGAAAACATTCTGCCGACACGCAACCGCGCGCAGCTCATTCTGAAAAAAGGCCATAATCACAGAGTAGAATACGTGAAACTTAGAAAATTGTAA